The DNA sequence AAAGACCACGTCTGACATGGTCAGTGCCTTCCGATAAATGTGATGTACCAAGGAGGAAATTTTATGTCCATCATAATGGCTGGCAGGAGGTACTAAGGAACAACGATATAACACCAAAAACTGAAAATAACCGTACGGTGGAACCATTAGCCGCGGGCAATAGATTTACCTTTGATGTCCATTTTGAGAATCTGAGGGAGTGGGAATTAGGGCTTCTCTGCTATTGCCTTGAACTTGAGCCGGGAATGGGACATAAACTTGGCATGGGTAAGCCACTGGGCTTTGGCAGTGTAAAAATAGCGATAGAAAAGTTACAGACCTTTACTGTTCATCAGGACGGTATAAACTGGAAGTCTTCCGAAAATGAAATTGGGATTTATGTGCAGAAAGGAAGAGAAAAGCTGGTTGAGTGGTTTATACCTTTGACTCCGCATAAAAATATGGAATGGAACAAGGTAGAACACATCAAAGACCTCCGTTCTTTACTCAGCATACCCGACAATAAACCCACCGTAAAATATCCCATCCTTAACAAGGACGCTGAGGGGGCTATACCTGACTATACGTATGAACGGCTCTCTGATACAAAGCTGCTGCCTCATGATAAACGGGTAGAACACCTGAGAACCCCGTGGAATCCTTGGAATATCTTTGTGAAGGAAGCCGGGTATTCTCCTTCAGAAAAAAGTGATGAAAAGGGTAGTGGAACTATACGCACAAAACCTAAATCTCTACCTTCTGTGAAATCAATTGGTAAGGTTAAATGGTTTGATGAAGGTAAGGGTCTCGGTATTCTTGTTATGGATGATGGCAAAGAGGTATCGAT is a window from the Candidatus Jettenia sp. genome containing:
- a CDS encoding RAMP superfamily CRISPR-associated protein yields the protein MKFIKDRVEYTIPKRCERIFCIPVKNTIEYKVSSKACKQYKDILIDYEKNFGHIDNIFTTKIQKRELTEGDLVYFIPNEGADKTVQAIMPVPLSRVTDSRTLGERLPHKNLLPCIHDVNEDLSSGMLDSLDKKLLSIHPEGLCPACRLFGTTYYKGRVRFGFANLMNKPKWLVERENGYGGYVTLPLLERPRLTWSVPSDKCDVPRRKFYVHHNGWQEVLRNNDITPKTENNRTVEPLAAGNRFTFDVHFENLREWELGLLCYCLELEPGMGHKLGMGKPLGFGSVKIAIEKLQTFTVHQDGINWKSSENEIGIYVQKGREKLVEWFIPLTPHKNMEWNKVEHIKDLRSLLSIPDNKPTVKYPILNKDAEGAIPDYTYERLSDTKLLPHDKRVEHLRTPWNPWNIFVKEAGYSPSEKSDEKGSGTIRTKPKSLPSVKSIGKVKWFDEGKGLGILVMDDGKEVSISKNSIRRNILLKKGQKVTFHIVQRLIPKAEDIEIAK